A stretch of Lathyrus oleraceus cultivar Zhongwan6 chromosome 6, CAAS_Psat_ZW6_1.0, whole genome shotgun sequence DNA encodes these proteins:
- the LOC127094730 gene encoding uncharacterized protein LOC127094730 has protein sequence MFIRDCNIPDPEEGPEPGSHWTLVFDGASNAQSNGIGAVITSPSSFHLPFTARLYFGCTNSMAEYEACIFGIEATINLRIKILEVYGDSALVINQVKGDYEARDHKLITYKERVLKLIPYFGEIRFHHIPRKEIQLADALATLSSMFKVKWKNEAPSIRIDYLDELAYYLATEEESDGHHWFYDNMRYLESREYPENKYLRKLSAKFFFSGGVL, from the coding sequence ATGTTTATAAGGGACTGCAACATTCCCGACCCCGAGGAAGGACCAGAACCTGGGTCACATTGGACACTTGTGTTCGATGGTGCTTCTAATGCTCAAAGCAATGGAATTGGGGCAGTTATCACATCCCCGTCTAGTTTTCATCTACCCTTCACCGCAAGGTTATACTTCGGTTGCACTAATAgtatggcggagtatgaggcttgtatctttGGTATTGAAGCAACTATCAATCTAAGGATCAAGATTCTCGAAGTctatggagactcagccttggtaatcaACCAAGTGAAAGGAGATTATGAAGCTCGTGATCACAAACTGATCACGTACAAAGAGCGTGTCTTGAAGCTAATCCCATATTTTGGTGAGATCAGattccatcatattcctcgaaAGGAGATTCAGTTGGCCGATGCCTTAGCTACTCTATCATCCATGTTTAAGGTTAAGTGGAAAAATGAAGCACCATCTATCCGCATTGACTACTTGGATGAACTAGCATACTATTTGGCAACTGAAGAAGAGTCTGATGGCCATCATTGGTTTTATGATAACATGAGGTACTTGGAGAGTCGGGAATACCCAGAAAATAAGTATCTTCGAAAGCTATCGGCCAAGTTCTTTTTTAGTGGAGGGGTACTGTAG